A window of Halomonas sp. GFAJ-1 contains these coding sequences:
- a CDS encoding exodeoxyribonuclease III produces the protein MKIASINVNGIRDAVDRGFLDWLAQQDADVVCVQNIKAKSFELGDHILYPEGYEGYFLDAEEDGFSGVALYCRKIPKAIMYGLGFPQCDHEGRFLQADYDRFSIATFLMPDGSDQKAKQAFMEQYQEYLTKMSRKRREYIICGTWHIAHKTVDLANWSDNQLTSGFRPEERAWMDQVLGPTGFIDTFREINRDAGEYTWWPKLNQDVPRERQEGWRIDYQLVGPNFRRHVVDAWIDYDATFSEFAPLIVEYDLAL, from the coding sequence ATGAAAATTGCCAGCATCAATGTCAATGGTATACGTGATGCCGTCGACCGTGGCTTCCTGGACTGGCTGGCTCAGCAGGACGCCGACGTGGTCTGCGTGCAGAACATCAAGGCAAAAAGTTTTGAACTGGGTGATCATATTCTCTATCCGGAAGGCTACGAAGGCTACTTCCTGGATGCCGAAGAAGATGGTTTCTCTGGTGTGGCACTCTATTGCCGCAAAATCCCCAAGGCCATTATGTACGGCTTGGGGTTTCCTCAGTGCGACCACGAAGGGCGTTTTCTGCAGGCGGATTATGACCGCTTCAGTATTGCTACCTTCCTGATGCCTGATGGGAGTGATCAAAAAGCCAAACAAGCGTTTATGGAACAGTACCAAGAGTATCTGACGAAGATGTCACGCAAACGTCGTGAATACATCATCTGTGGTACTTGGCATATTGCCCACAAAACGGTCGATTTGGCTAACTGGTCGGACAACCAGCTGACCTCTGGTTTCCGTCCGGAAGAGCGCGCCTGGATGGATCAAGTGCTTGGCCCAACGGGCTTTATTGACACCTTCCGCGAAATTAATCGCGATGCGGGTGAATACACTTGGTGGCCCAAGCTCAATCAAGACGTGCCCCGTGAGCGCCAAGAAGGCTGGCGGATTGACTACCAACTGGTCGGCCCCAACTTCCGTCGCCATGTGGTAGACGCGTGGATTGATTACGATGCGACCTTCTCTGAGTTCGCACCGCTAATCGTTGAGTATGATTTAGCGCTCTAA
- a CDS encoding ribonuclease PH: MSSAKRPDVVRPSGREAGQLREIRLTRDFTRHAEGSVLVEFGDTKVLCNASVEAGVPRWLRGKNQGWITAEYGMLPRATHSRSVREATRGKQGGRTLEIQRLIGRSLRAAVNLKKLGEFTITVDCDVIQADGGTRTAAITGGCVALVDAIRYLQREKKIKGDPFKQLVSAISVGIYKGVPVLDLDYPEDSKADTDLNVVMTESGELIEVQGTAEAGAFNRAELNAMLDLAEKAGDELREKQREALGIRG; encoded by the coding sequence GTGAGCAGTGCTAAGCGTCCTGATGTTGTTCGCCCCAGCGGTCGCGAAGCTGGCCAGCTCCGTGAAATTCGTTTAACCCGCGACTTCACCCGCCATGCAGAAGGCTCCGTGCTGGTGGAATTTGGCGATACCAAGGTGCTGTGTAATGCGAGCGTGGAAGCAGGCGTACCGCGCTGGCTGCGCGGTAAAAATCAGGGTTGGATCACTGCTGAGTATGGCATGCTGCCCCGCGCCACTCACTCGCGCAGTGTCCGTGAAGCTACTCGTGGTAAACAGGGTGGCCGGACCTTGGAAATTCAGCGGTTAATTGGCCGCAGCCTGCGCGCCGCAGTGAATTTGAAGAAGCTGGGTGAGTTCACCATTACCGTAGACTGCGACGTTATCCAAGCCGATGGGGGTACGCGTACCGCCGCGATTACCGGCGGCTGCGTGGCCCTAGTAGATGCTATTCGCTATCTACAGCGCGAGAAGAAGATCAAAGGCGACCCCTTTAAACAGCTAGTCAGCGCGATTTCGGTGGGTATTTATAAAGGTGTGCCGGTATTGGATCTGGACTACCCGGAAGACAGCAAAGCCGACACCGACCTGAACGTGGTGATGACCGAAAGCGGCGAGCTAATCGAGGTGCAGGGCACTGCGGAAGCGGGTGCGTTTAATCGCGCTGAGCTAAACGCGATGCTTGATCTAGCCGAGAAAGCAGGCGATGAGCTGCGCGAAAAGCAGCGTGAGGCGCTAGGGATTCGTGGTTAA
- a CDS encoding YicC family protein translates to MATSSRVHSMTAFSRTEQAAAFGTLQVEIRSVNQRYLEPHFRLPDALRDLEPLLRDALRTRLARGKVECSLRFEAAEANLAPAVNAQRLKEIANALEAIQEQVPSAIPPNTLAILNQPGVMETQHLDQDAIKAAAKGLFDQALDGLIDARAREGEKLTEMITTRLDAVSEQVATVRSLLPQILERQRAQLLERLEIAKTELDPQRLEAELVLVAQKADVDEELDRLTAHIEEVRHQLAQKGPKGRRLDFLMQELNREANTLSSKSVVAETTRCAVELKVLIEQMREQIQNIE, encoded by the coding sequence ATGGCCACTTCCAGCCGCGTACACAGCATGACCGCCTTTTCCCGCACCGAGCAGGCAGCCGCTTTTGGCACGCTGCAGGTAGAAATCCGCTCGGTAAACCAGCGCTATTTAGAGCCGCATTTTCGCCTGCCTGATGCGCTGCGTGATTTAGAGCCGCTGCTGCGGGACGCCCTACGCACCCGACTAGCACGAGGCAAAGTAGAGTGCAGCCTGCGCTTTGAGGCTGCCGAAGCCAATCTAGCCCCCGCCGTAAACGCCCAACGGCTCAAAGAGATCGCCAACGCTTTAGAAGCTATTCAAGAGCAAGTACCCAGTGCTATACCGCCTAATACGCTGGCGATACTCAACCAGCCCGGCGTGATGGAAACCCAGCACTTAGACCAAGACGCCATCAAAGCCGCCGCCAAAGGGCTATTTGACCAAGCGCTGGACGGGCTAATTGACGCCCGCGCCCGGGAAGGCGAAAAGCTCACTGAGATGATCACCACCCGCCTAGACGCTGTCAGCGAGCAAGTAGCCACCGTACGCAGCCTGCTGCCGCAGATACTAGAGCGCCAACGCGCTCAGCTTCTAGAGCGTTTAGAAATCGCCAAGACCGAACTCGACCCCCAGCGCCTGGAAGCCGAGCTGGTACTAGTAGCGCAAAAAGCTGATGTGGACGAAGAGTTAGACCGCCTAACTGCGCATATCGAAGAAGTGCGCCACCAGCTCGCCCAGAAAGGCCCCAAAGGCCGCCGCCTGGATTTTCTAATGCAGGAGCTTAACCGTGAAGCGAATACGCTCTCGTCGAAATCCGTGGTGGCAGAGACAACGCGTTGTGCGGTGGAGTTGAAGGTGCTGATTGAGCAGATGCGGGAGCAGATTCAGAATATTGAGTGA
- a CDS encoding XRE family transcriptional regulator: MAKRNLHSVLFPKQRKILTHFGEDLLLATKQRGLTKKMLCERTGFDHKTVNKVFAGDPGVAIGTYLKIMAVLGMESNFSEVAAHDELGIKLQNIKLLEGSK, from the coding sequence ATGGCTAAGCGAAATTTACACAGCGTGCTGTTTCCAAAGCAACGCAAAATTCTCACTCATTTTGGTGAGGATTTGTTGCTAGCGACGAAGCAACGTGGGTTAACCAAAAAGATGCTCTGCGAGCGCACGGGCTTTGATCATAAAACCGTGAACAAGGTGTTTGCTGGTGATCCTGGTGTGGCAATTGGCACCTATTTAAAAATTATGGCCGTGCTGGGCATGGAAAGTAACTTCTCTGAAGTGGCCGCACATGACGAGTTAGGCATCAAACTGCAAAATATCAAGCTTCTGGAAGGCTCAAAATGA
- a CDS encoding polyphosphate kinase 2 has translation MDKTSCDNKTADTLSKGQPSWVDEFSVVKKTHGAQEAQAVAIADILGLKGPLPEPHEETLKAVADIIEGASLDDVAELKKALLHWKQFEKGRTVSKDEALVDDWRSAPYPYKHRLSRKTYEKQKYYLQVELLKLQAWIKKTRQRVVIIFEGRDAAGKGGTIKRFMEHLNPRGSRVVALEKPTETEQGQWYFQRYIKHLPTHGELVLFDRSWYNRAGVERVMGFCTDQQHQDFLRQAPELERNLVGSGVHIIKFWFSVSREEQQRRFKERELHPLKRWKLSPIDLASLEKWDEYTAAKETMFFHTDHSECPWVVIKSNCKKRARLNAMRYVLNAFDYEGKDINNIGATDPLVVGRAEFSNG, from the coding sequence ATGGACAAAACAAGCTGCGATAACAAAACGGCAGACACGCTATCCAAAGGGCAACCCTCATGGGTTGATGAATTTAGCGTTGTGAAGAAGACTCATGGTGCCCAAGAGGCGCAGGCAGTTGCCATTGCCGATATATTGGGGTTAAAAGGCCCGCTTCCTGAGCCTCATGAAGAAACGCTAAAAGCGGTTGCTGATATTATCGAAGGTGCGTCATTGGATGACGTGGCTGAGCTGAAAAAAGCGCTGCTGCATTGGAAACAGTTCGAAAAAGGTCGCACGGTTTCAAAGGATGAAGCGTTAGTCGACGATTGGCGCTCCGCGCCGTATCCCTACAAGCACCGGCTGTCTCGTAAAACGTACGAAAAGCAGAAATACTACCTTCAGGTGGAACTGCTAAAGCTTCAAGCGTGGATTAAAAAAACGCGTCAGCGTGTCGTCATTATTTTTGAAGGTCGCGATGCTGCAGGAAAGGGCGGCACCATTAAGCGCTTTATGGAGCATCTAAACCCGCGTGGCTCCCGGGTCGTAGCGCTTGAAAAGCCGACAGAAACAGAGCAGGGGCAGTGGTATTTCCAGCGCTATATTAAACACTTGCCGACGCACGGTGAACTCGTTCTGTTTGACCGCTCCTGGTACAACCGGGCGGGCGTTGAGCGGGTCATGGGATTTTGCACCGACCAGCAGCACCAGGACTTTTTACGTCAAGCGCCTGAACTTGAGCGCAACTTGGTGGGCAGCGGAGTGCATATCATCAAGTTCTGGTTTTCGGTCAGTCGTGAAGAGCAGCAGCGTCGTTTTAAAGAGCGTGAACTACATCCACTCAAACGTTGGAAATTGAGCCCGATTGATTTGGCATCGCTGGAAAAATGGGATGAGTACACGGCTGCTAAAGAGACCATGTTCTTCCATACGGATCACTCTGAGTGCCCTTGGGTGGTCATCAAGTCGAACTGCAAAAAACGTGCGCGCTTAAATGCCATGCGCTACGTATTAAATGCCTTCGATTATGAAGGTAAAGATATTAATAACATTGGGGCAACTGATCCCTTGGTGGTAGGTCGTGCTGAGTTTTCTAACGGCTAA
- a CDS encoding histidine phosphatase family protein, whose protein sequence is MLTLRYLSFALLLGMLSMLPLTTHANTATWQALQEGGLVILMRHALAPGIGDPPAFKLEECDTQRNLSAEGRAQAVRVGQAFREREVPIDAVYSSRWCRALETAEQLALGDVEPTPWLDSFFRNPGEREALTQALRDNIMAWQGPGNLMLVTHQVNITALIGGVVRSGDMAVVRPEGQVLNVVGSLSSNGE, encoded by the coding sequence ATGCTGACTTTGCGCTACCTCTCTTTCGCTCTCCTGCTCGGTATGCTGAGCATGCTCCCCCTCACCACCCACGCCAACACCGCCACCTGGCAAGCCCTCCAAGAAGGTGGCTTGGTGATCTTAATGCGCCATGCGCTGGCGCCAGGAATCGGCGACCCACCAGCGTTCAAGCTTGAAGAGTGCGATACCCAGCGTAATTTATCGGCGGAGGGGCGTGCTCAGGCAGTGAGGGTAGGCCAGGCGTTTCGTGAGCGGGAAGTGCCCATTGACGCGGTATATTCGTCGCGCTGGTGCCGGGCGTTAGAGACCGCCGAGCAGCTAGCGTTGGGAGACGTTGAGCCAACGCCGTGGTTAGACTCTTTCTTTCGCAATCCGGGCGAGCGGGAAGCGCTAACCCAGGCCCTGCGCGACAATATTATGGCGTGGCAAGGGCCGGGCAATCTGATGTTGGTAACGCATCAGGTCAATATTACGGCACTTATTGGGGGCGTAGTGCGCTCGGGTGATATGGCCGTTGTACGCCCAGAGGGGCAGGTGCTGAACGTAGTGGGGTCGCTAAGTAGTAACGGGGAGTGA
- a CDS encoding nuclease PIN, producing MPPDTTPTARRVIAQHPAERDDIGDLVTRRPLPGPGLDQLDPFLFLNHHGPQTYPANNRGLPFGPHPHRGFETVTFILEGSLAHADSAQHQSVIHAGGVQWMTAGSGIVHAEISPPEFLRDGGSLEILQLWVNLPSHLKMSEPRYVGLQQASIPAIALPGGGELNLIAGEWQGSAGPIDTLTGVFMSTLRLTAGSHEQLPVASGRQVFLYVVDGDVTVGGEPVKSHHLIEVNRDGDSLDIGASSNARLLFGHGEVIDEPVYSHGPFVMNTREEIVQAVEDYQNGKFGGLTL from the coding sequence ATGCCACCAGACACTACCCCAACAGCACGTCGCGTGATCGCCCAGCATCCGGCCGAGCGCGATGATATCGGCGATTTAGTCACCCGGCGGCCACTGCCGGGGCCAGGGCTGGATCAGCTTGATCCGTTTCTGTTTTTGAATCACCACGGCCCGCAGACGTACCCGGCCAATAATCGCGGTCTGCCGTTTGGCCCACACCCGCACCGGGGCTTTGAGACGGTGACGTTTATTTTAGAAGGCTCGCTTGCCCACGCCGACAGCGCCCAGCATCAAAGCGTGATTCACGCGGGCGGCGTGCAGTGGATGACCGCGGGCAGCGGTATTGTGCATGCGGAAATTTCGCCGCCGGAGTTTTTACGCGACGGCGGCTCGCTGGAGATTTTACAGCTGTGGGTCAACCTGCCGTCGCACCTGAAAATGAGTGAGCCGCGCTATGTGGGGCTGCAGCAAGCATCCATACCCGCTATCGCGCTGCCGGGCGGCGGGGAGCTAAACCTGATTGCCGGTGAGTGGCAGGGAAGCGCGGGCCCTATCGACACGCTGACGGGCGTGTTTATGTCGACACTAAGGCTGACTGCCGGTAGCCACGAGCAACTGCCCGTTGCGTCAGGTCGGCAGGTATTTCTCTATGTGGTAGATGGCGATGTGACGGTAGGCGGCGAGCCCGTTAAGTCCCACCATTTGATTGAAGTGAATCGCGACGGTGATAGCCTGGACATCGGCGCCAGCAGTAACGCGCGGCTGCTGTTTGGACACGGCGAGGTGATTGATGAGCCGGTTTATTCCCATGGCCCTTTCGTGATGAATACCCGCGAAGAAATCGTCCAGGCGGTTGAGGACTATCAGAACGGCAAATTTGGCGGGCTAACGCTCTGA
- a CDS encoding DNA-3-methyladenine glycosylase, whose amino-acid sequence MTAKDTAVSKIEKAMAALAEADADIARAYPLVGAPLPRERDPGFATFFSTIVSQQISTEAARAIMGRVNTLLPELHAKAVLEVEGQALREAGLSWRKIEYAKGLAEAELAGTFSADGLEQLNDNEAIAAITALRGFGRWSAEIYLMFSLQRPDIFPADDLALRVALGRLKGMDNKPTPKQARQLVEHWAPWRSVGSLFLWHYYRGEPL is encoded by the coding sequence ATGACAGCTAAGGACACAGCCGTTAGCAAAATTGAAAAAGCCATGGCGGCGCTCGCTGAGGCCGATGCCGATATTGCCCGTGCCTATCCCCTAGTGGGTGCGCCCTTGCCCCGCGAACGCGACCCTGGGTTTGCCACCTTCTTCTCAACCATCGTCAGCCAACAGATCTCCACCGAGGCGGCCCGCGCCATTATGGGCCGGGTCAATACATTACTGCCGGAGTTACACGCCAAGGCTGTGCTGGAAGTGGAGGGCCAAGCGCTGCGCGAGGCGGGGCTCTCATGGCGTAAGATTGAGTACGCTAAGGGGCTTGCTGAAGCGGAGTTGGCAGGCACCTTTAGCGCTGATGGGCTTGAACAGCTAAATGATAACGAAGCCATTGCCGCCATTACCGCGCTACGCGGCTTTGGCCGTTGGAGTGCAGAGATCTACCTGATGTTCTCACTGCAACGCCCCGATATTTTCCCCGCCGACGACCTCGCCCTGCGAGTTGCGCTGGGCCGCTTGAAGGGCATGGATAACAAACCCACGCCCAAGCAAGCCCGCCAGTTGGTAGAGCACTGGGCTCCCTGGCGTAGTGTAGGCTCGCTGTTTCTGTGGCATTACTATCGCGGCGAACCCCTGTAG
- a CDS encoding extensin: MRSTIMILCFIALGVALQKGVIEVPRHWAPWAPLYVDDPITPITQLKLKRLNDNRQACLAALDTVPESELRYTPLADYAPTDSCPLSNVVRMQSSSVRFNQSFVATCPLALAWVMYERHALQPAAEEIMGSRVAQVNHVGSFACRNVYGRESGRRSEHATAEALDVTGFQFESGQRVTLLNHWEDDGDVGEFLRAARDGACDTFGNVLGPDYNAAHADHFHLGMRGFRLCR, encoded by the coding sequence ATGCGTAGTACGATAATGATTTTATGCTTCATTGCCCTCGGGGTAGCCTTACAGAAGGGAGTCATCGAAGTTCCCCGCCATTGGGCACCTTGGGCGCCGCTTTATGTCGATGACCCCATCACGCCCATCACTCAGCTTAAGCTCAAACGCTTAAACGATAACCGTCAAGCCTGCTTAGCCGCACTGGATACAGTGCCCGAGAGTGAACTTCGCTATACCCCTCTGGCCGACTACGCCCCCACCGACAGCTGCCCACTCAGCAACGTGGTACGCATGCAGTCCAGCAGCGTGCGTTTCAACCAAAGCTTTGTGGCTACCTGCCCGCTGGCCCTGGCTTGGGTGATGTATGAACGCCACGCCCTTCAGCCCGCCGCAGAAGAGATTATGGGTAGCCGAGTGGCCCAGGTGAATCATGTGGGCAGTTTCGCCTGCCGCAATGTGTATGGTCGCGAGTCAGGCAGGCGCAGCGAACATGCCACCGCTGAAGCGTTGGACGTAACGGGGTTTCAGTTTGAGAGTGGCCAGCGCGTAACACTACTTAATCACTGGGAAGATGATGGTGACGTTGGTGAGTTTTTGCGGGCAGCCCGGGATGGCGCCTGCGATACCTTTGGTAATGTGCTGGGGCCAGACTACAACGCCGCACATGCCGACCATTTTCATTTAGGCATGCGCGGCTTCCGGCTTTGCCGATAA
- a CDS encoding guanylate kinase produces the protein MSQGTLFIVSAPSGAGKTSLVRELIESLDGIQVSVSHTTRNKREGEVDGVNYHFIPVADFEAKIAGGDFFEYAKVFDNYYGTSRQAVQTLLDAGQDVILEIDWQGAQQVRQQFSSAVSIFILPPSRSELERRLASRGTDEHAVIARRMRDAVSEMSHFDEYDYLVINDDFTTALQELQSLVISRRLTRAAMQERHAPLLDALLSQAPSVE, from the coding sequence ATGTCCCAGGGTACGCTTTTTATCGTGTCTGCCCCATCGGGTGCTGGCAAAACCAGCTTGGTTCGCGAGCTAATCGAAAGCCTTGATGGTATTCAAGTGTCGGTGTCGCACACCACGCGCAATAAGCGCGAAGGGGAAGTGGACGGCGTCAATTACCACTTTATTCCTGTGGCCGATTTTGAAGCAAAGATCGCGGGTGGTGACTTTTTTGAGTATGCCAAGGTCTTTGATAATTACTACGGCACCTCGCGCCAAGCAGTACAAACGCTGCTAGATGCGGGGCAGGACGTTATTTTAGAGATTGACTGGCAGGGCGCCCAGCAGGTACGCCAACAGTTTTCCTCGGCGGTGTCGATTTTTATCCTGCCGCCATCGCGCAGTGAGTTAGAGCGCCGTCTTGCCAGCCGTGGCACCGATGAGCATGCGGTGATCGCCCGGCGCATGCGCGATGCGGTTAGCGAAATGTCGCACTTTGATGAGTATGACTACTTGGTCATTAACGATGACTTCACTACTGCGCTGCAAGAACTGCAGTCGCTGGTGATTAGCCGCCGCTTAACACGGGCCGCCATGCAAGAGCGTCATGCGCCACTGCTCGACGCGCTCTTGTCACAGGCGCCTAGCGTCGAGTAA
- a CDS encoding DNA-directed RNA polymerase subunit omega produces MARVTVEDCLENVENRFKLVMISTQRARQLARGSRDSQLPWENDKPTVMALREIAAGLVDHTVLDEPVEAPVRARPAMTPHIDD; encoded by the coding sequence ATGGCTCGCGTAACCGTTGAAGATTGTCTGGAAAATGTTGAAAACCGCTTCAAGCTGGTGATGATTTCCACCCAGCGCGCGCGTCAGTTGGCCCGTGGTTCTCGGGATTCGCAGCTGCCCTGGGAAAATGATAAGCCCACGGTGATGGCGCTGCGTGAAATAGCCGCGGGTCTGGTTGACCATACGGTACTGGATGAGCCGGTTGAAGCCCCGGTGCGTGCGCGTCCTGCAATGACGCCTCATATCGACGACTAA
- a CDS encoding bifunctional GTP diphosphokinase/guanosine-3',5'-bis(diphosphate) 3'-diphosphatase — protein MFTIDDLADRLGGYLPPDEIQQVKRAFYYAEQAHDGQRRRSGEPYVTHPLAVANILANMHMDHQSLMAAMLHDVIEDTGVSKKALVAQFGKPVAELVDGVSKLTQITFEDKAVAQAENFQKMVLAMSRDIRVIIVKLADRLHNMRTLGALRPDKKRRIARETLEIYARIAGRLGINTIRIELEDLSFQAIHPMRAERIKRAVASARGNRRSAMREIQSSLQQSLDDEALPGTVVGRQKHLLSIYKKMRDQRKPFAEIMDVFGFRIITEDVASCYRILGVVHNLYKPVPGRFKDYIAIPKANGYQSLHTTLFGQRGMPIEVQIRTREMEAMANNGIAAHWLYKAGQTDHPIAEGSHARARARAWVKGLLEMQRHAGDSLEFIEHVKNDLFPDDIYVFTPKGDIMELSQGATVIDFAYSVHTDIGNNCIACRIDRHLAPLSTRLESGQTLEIITAPGAKPNLAWLNFVTTAKARSAIRHALKHQQQAEAIMLGRRLLNKALTPFETSLEELDENVFSQAFSELDVPSLDSLLESLGLGNRMAHVVARRLVDVAHSDRCDQTLTEGNDKAVVISGSEGMVINFARCCHPLPGDPVVGHLSVGKGLVVHRSECKNLTDLKSDPEKLFTLEWSETIEDDFPVALRIEIESRRGLVAELAGLVTDADANIERIGIEERDARLSTINLTLSVKGRVHLARIIKRIRNLPNVGKITRMAN, from the coding sequence ATGTTCACCATTGATGACCTGGCCGACCGACTCGGCGGCTATTTACCACCGGATGAGATCCAGCAGGTCAAGCGCGCCTTCTACTACGCTGAGCAGGCCCACGATGGCCAGCGTCGCCGCTCTGGCGAGCCTTACGTTACCCACCCGCTAGCGGTGGCTAATATTCTTGCCAACATGCACATGGACCATCAAAGCTTGATGGCCGCTATGCTGCATGATGTCATTGAAGACACCGGCGTCTCGAAAAAAGCCTTGGTGGCGCAGTTTGGTAAACCGGTTGCTGAGCTGGTGGACGGTGTATCCAAGCTGACCCAGATCACCTTCGAAGACAAAGCCGTCGCCCAGGCGGAAAACTTCCAGAAGATGGTGTTGGCGATGTCGCGAGATATTCGCGTCATTATCGTTAAACTCGCCGACCGGCTGCACAATATGCGCACCCTGGGCGCGCTACGCCCCGATAAAAAGCGCCGTATTGCCCGGGAAACGCTGGAAATTTATGCGCGTATTGCCGGGCGTCTGGGCATCAATACCATCCGTATTGAGCTAGAAGACCTCTCCTTTCAGGCCATTCACCCCATGCGCGCCGAGCGTATTAAGCGTGCCGTGGCCAGCGCCCGCGGTAATCGCCGCAGCGCCATGCGGGAAATTCAGTCGTCGCTGCAGCAGAGTCTAGATGACGAAGCGCTGCCGGGAACGGTGGTTGGTCGCCAGAAGCATTTGCTGTCGATTTATAAGAAAATGCGCGACCAGCGCAAACCCTTCGCAGAAATCATGGATGTGTTCGGTTTTCGCATCATTACCGAGGACGTGGCCAGCTGCTATCGAATTTTAGGGGTGGTGCATAACCTATATAAGCCGGTGCCGGGGCGATTTAAAGATTACATCGCAATACCCAAAGCAAACGGCTACCAAAGCCTGCACACCACGCTATTTGGCCAGCGAGGCATGCCGATTGAGGTGCAGATCCGCACCCGTGAAATGGAAGCCATGGCCAATAACGGTATTGCCGCCCACTGGCTTTATAAAGCAGGGCAAACCGATCACCCGATTGCCGAAGGTAGTCATGCCCGCGCCCGCGCCCGCGCCTGGGTAAAAGGGCTGCTAGAGATGCAGCGCCACGCAGGGGACTCGTTAGAATTTATTGAACACGTTAAAAATGACTTGTTCCCCGACGATATCTACGTATTTACCCCCAAAGGCGACATCATGGAGCTGTCCCAGGGCGCCACGGTGATCGACTTTGCGTACAGCGTGCACACCGATATTGGCAATAACTGTATTGCCTGTCGTATCGACCGTCATCTAGCGCCACTGTCCACCCGGCTTGAAAGCGGCCAAACCCTGGAAATCATCACCGCCCCTGGGGCTAAGCCCAACCTGGCGTGGCTGAATTTTGTAACCACGGCGAAAGCCCGCTCGGCCATTCGTCACGCGCTTAAGCATCAGCAGCAGGCTGAGGCCATTATGCTGGGCCGCCGGCTGTTGAATAAGGCGCTGACGCCCTTTGAAACCAGCCTGGAAGAGCTGGATGAAAACGTGTTTAGCCAGGCGTTTAGCGAGTTAGATGTTCCCTCGTTGGATTCGCTGCTGGAGTCGCTGGGGCTGGGTAACCGGATGGCCCACGTGGTGGCGCGGCGGTTAGTGGATGTCGCCCACAGCGACCGCTGTGACCAAACGCTTACCGAGGGAAACGATAAAGCCGTCGTGATTAGCGGCAGTGAAGGGATGGTGATTAATTTTGCCCGCTGCTGCCACCCGCTGCCCGGTGACCCGGTGGTGGGCCATCTCTCGGTAGGCAAAGGTTTAGTGGTGCACCGCAGCGAGTGTAAAAATCTCACTGATCTGAAAAGCGACCCCGAGAAACTGTTTACCCTTGAGTGGTCGGAAACGATCGAAGATGACTTCCCCGTTGCGCTGCGCATAGAAATTGAAAGCCGTCGCGGGCTGGTGGCTGAACTGGCCGGGCTAGTGACCGATGCTGACGCTAATATTGAGCGCATCGGCATTGAGGAGCGTGACGCACGCCTCTCCACCATTAATTTAACCCTATCGGTGAAAGGGCGTGTCCATCTCGCCCGTATTATCAAGCGTATCCGCAACTTGCCCAACGTCGGCAAAATTACCCGAATGGCGAATTAA
- a CDS encoding reactive intermediate/imine deaminase: MSNKAVINTEKAPAAIGPYSQAIKAGNTVYMSGQIPLNPETMEIVSEDFEAQARQVFTNLQAVCEEAAGSLGDIVKLNLYLVDLDNFAIVNKVMEEFFSQPFPARAAVGVKALPKGSQVEAEAVMVIGD; encoded by the coding sequence ATGAGCAATAAAGCCGTTATAAACACTGAGAAAGCACCCGCTGCCATTGGCCCCTATTCACAGGCGATTAAAGCAGGTAATACGGTGTATATGTCGGGGCAGATCCCACTCAACCCAGAGACAATGGAAATCGTCTCTGAGGATTTCGAAGCCCAGGCACGCCAGGTATTCACTAACCTGCAAGCGGTATGTGAAGAAGCCGCAGGATCGCTTGGCGATATCGTGAAGCTCAACCTCTATTTGGTGGATTTAGACAACTTCGCCATTGTTAACAAGGTTATGGAAGAGTTTTTCTCCCAGCCGTTCCCCGCCCGCGCAGCGGTAGGTGTGAAGGCGCTGCCCAAGGGTAGCCAAGTTGAAGCCGAAGCCGTGATGGTGATTGGCGACTAA